CGGCTCTTCAGTGCCGCGTCGAGGCGCTGATCAAGGCCGTAGATGTCTTCGCGATAGTTCATGCGGCCCACCGAATCCACCCAGGCCGTCCAGTAGAGGAAGTGGACCGGCACGCCTTTGGGCAGGCGCATGCGTCTCCAATTTCCCTGCGCCACCAGGCTATCCAGCCGGACCGAGTCCGTCGGCGCGGCGCCGATCAACGAATCCGCCAGCTCGACGGCGTGCTCGACGCGCACACATCCATGGCTGTAGTCGCGCACCGCGACACTGAAGCGGCTGCGCGCCGGCGAGTCGTGGAGGTAGACGTCGTATTCGTTCGGGCACATCAGCTTGATGTTGCCGAGCGGATTGTCCGGCCCGGCATCCTGGATGACGAGATACGGGAACGAGTCGGTCTGAGCGTTCTTCCAGGGCACCGTCTGAGGGTCGAGTGTGTCCCGCGTGGTGGCGGTCAGCGAATACACGTGCATGTGGTTGTCCTGGAGGTAGCTCTTGTTGCGCCGAATGGCGGGCGCGATCTCCTTCTGTACGACGCTCGGCGGCAGGGTCCACGTCGGGTTCACCTCGAGATACGTGATCTGGTCGCTGAACACCGGAGTCGGACTCTTTCGCTTCCCCACCACCACCCGCATGGCGCGAATGATCCGCCCCGCCTTGTAGATGTCGAGGCGGTAAGCGGGGATGTTGACCTCGACCCTTTGTGAGCCGAGCGAGTCGGGGAGCCAGCGCCAGCGCTCGAGGTTGAGCTCGATCTGGCGGATGCGCTGCTCGACCGGCACGTTGAGGGCCAGGCGGGTCGCTTCACCCACGACGCCGCTCACCGGGATCCCCATGCGCGCCTGCCATCCGCCGACCGCGCGCTCCAGCTTCACGTCGAACACCGTGTCAGAGCCGGTGGCCTTGAAGTCCCCGGTCCACGACAGACGGCGAACGAGCTGCGCCACGCGCCGGCCACGATCGCCGAGCTTGAGCGGCGGCCCCGCCCCGACCGGCGCCCATCCACCATCCGCGGCGATCGAGCGATAACGCGCCAGCGCGTCGCGCAGCCGCCGGTACCCAGGGTGCCATGGCTCCATCTCGGTGAAGAGCTTCGACGGATCGCGTCCCAGGGTGCGCTCCAGCGCCTCGATCTTTCGAGGCGTGAGGCTGTCGACCACCCAGTCCGCATCCAGCCAGCGGCGGGGCACCCGGCCCGGGCGCATGTGCTCCGCGATCCGCAGTACGGCATACGTGGCGGCCACGTCGAATCGGGCCATGATCCGGGGGCGCATCCGCACCGCCGGAGGGTTGTCGCGCTCGGACTGGGTCGCGAGGCGGTCGAGGTGCGCCCAGTCGTAATCCGCAGGATCGAGACCGGCGTCCTGCACGCGGTGGATGGTGTTGAGCAGCTCCTTGGCCGACTGTCGCAGCTCGCGACCGTTTCCCCAGTAAGGCCTGTGTTTCCGCTGCCGGTAGAGGGTCGCGACCCGCGACCACGTCACGGCGAGCCCCACGGTGTCGCTGATGCCGAGACTTGGAGCACCATCGGCGAGCACCGCCTCGATCTCGTCTTCGATGCGAAGTGGCTTCGGAGCTTCGACCGCGGGTTTCCGCTCCTTGCCGCAGCTCGAGAGCGCGAGCATGAGCCCGATCAGGCAGGGCACGGCCCACCGCTTCACCACGATCTGTATCGACATCGGGTTCAGGAAGCGGCGACCGGGTTGGTCGTGAACATGGAGCGGGCCACGCGCCACGCTCCCATCCTGGAAGGGCAACGCATCGCATCACCTCATCATGAGTGGATGCTGCGGGGAGTGCGGGCCGTGTCGGGTTACTGGTTCATGCTCTCCAGGAACTTCTTGTTCGTCTTGCTGTCCTGCATCTTGTTGACGAGGAATTCCATGGCCTCGACCGGGTTCAGCTCGTTGAGGAACTTGCGCAGGATCCAGACCCGTTGCAGGAGCTCAGGCGGCATCAGCAGCTCTTCCTTGCGCGTTCCCGACCTGTTGATGTCGATGGCGGGGAAGATACGCTTGTCGGAGAGCTTTCGATCGAGCACCAGCTCGCTGTTGCCGGTGCCCTTGAACTCTTCGAAGATCACTTCGTCCATCCGCGATCCGGTCTCCACCAGCGCGGTGCCGATGATGGTCAGCGACCCGCCCCCTTCGATGTTGCGGGCCGATCCGAAGAAGCGCTTGGGCCTCTGGAGCGCGTTGGCGTCGACGCCGCCCGACAGGATCTTGCCGGAGTGAGGCACCACGGTGTTGTGCGCGCGCGCCAGGCGAGTGATGGAGTCGAGCAGGATCACGACGTCGCGCTTGTGCTCGACCAGCCGCTTGGCCTTCTCGATCACCATGTCGGCGACCTGGACGTGACGCTCGGCGGGCTCGTCGAACGTGCTCGACACCACTTCGCCCTTCACCGTGCGCTGCATGTCGGTGACTTCCTCGGGCCGCTCGTCGATCAGTAGCACGATGAGCACGCACTCGGGATGGTTCTCGGTGATGGCGTTGGCGATCTTCTGCAGGAGGATGGTCTTGCCCGCCTTGGGCGGCGAGGTGATGAGCGCGCGTTGCCCCTTCCCGAACGGACACAGGAGATCGATGATGCGAGTCTCGATGCATCGGTCCTTGGTCTCGAGGTTGAGTTTCTCCTGCGGATAGAGCGGCGTGAGGTTGTCGAAGAGGATCTTGTCCTTGGCCGCCTCGGGGCTCTCGAAGTTGACGGCTTCGACGCGGAGCAGCGCGAAGTAGCGCTCCCCTTCCTTCGGCGGCCGCACCTGCCCCGACACCGTGTCTCCGGTGTGCAGGTCGAACCGCTTGATCTGTGAAGGCGACACGTAGATGTCGTCCGGCCCGGGCAGGTAGTTGTAGGTCGGCGACCGGAGGAAGCCGTACCCCTCGGGC
The Candidatus Eisenbacteria bacterium DNA segment above includes these coding regions:
- the rho gene encoding transcription termination factor Rho — protein: MELTELKGKTMSELLHLSQELNIQGTSGLRKQELIFKILEAQTEKNGLIFAEGVLEILPEGYGFLRSPTYNYLPGPDDIYVSPSQIKRFDLHTGDTVSGQVRPPKEGERYFALLRVEAVNFESPEAAKDKILFDNLTPLYPQEKLNLETKDRCIETRIIDLLCPFGKGQRALITSPPKAGKTILLQKIANAITENHPECVLIVLLIDERPEEVTDMQRTVKGEVVSSTFDEPAERHVQVADMVIEKAKRLVEHKRDVVILLDSITRLARAHNTVVPHSGKILSGGVDANALQRPKRFFGSARNIEGGGSLTIIGTALVETGSRMDEVIFEEFKGTGNSELVLDRKLSDKRIFPAIDINRSGTRKEELLMPPELLQRVWILRKFLNELNPVEAMEFLVNKMQDSKTNKKFLESMNQ
- a CDS encoding L,D-transpeptidase family protein, with product MARGPLHVHDQPGRRFLNPMSIQIVVKRWAVPCLIGLMLALSSCGKERKPAVEAPKPLRIEDEIEAVLADGAPSLGISDTVGLAVTWSRVATLYRQRKHRPYWGNGRELRQSAKELLNTIHRVQDAGLDPADYDWAHLDRLATQSERDNPPAVRMRPRIMARFDVAATYAVLRIAEHMRPGRVPRRWLDADWVVDSLTPRKIEALERTLGRDPSKLFTEMEPWHPGYRRLRDALARYRSIAADGGWAPVGAGPPLKLGDRGRRVAQLVRRLSWTGDFKATGSDTVFDVKLERAVGGWQARMGIPVSGVVGEATRLALNVPVEQRIRQIELNLERWRWLPDSLGSQRVEVNIPAYRLDIYKAGRIIRAMRVVVGKRKSPTPVFSDQITYLEVNPTWTLPPSVVQKEIAPAIRRNKSYLQDNHMHVYSLTATTRDTLDPQTVPWKNAQTDSFPYLVIQDAGPDNPLGNIKLMCPNEYDVYLHDSPARSRFSVAVRDYSHGCVRVEHAVELADSLIGAAPTDSVRLDSLVAQGNWRRMRLPKGVPVHFLYWTAWVDSVGRMNYREDIYGLDQRLDAALKSRTSRDLDLNPGVAVSTLWLAAEARQRARLEAMRSRQKR